A window from Triticum aestivum cultivar Chinese Spring chromosome 6D, IWGSC CS RefSeq v2.1, whole genome shotgun sequence encodes these proteins:
- the LOC123144661 gene encoding probable serine/threonine-protein kinase DDB_G0276461 gives MRRFNPFGGKVQTGLEGRTIDVRNVKITVRNAIAQGGFSCVYLACDALHSSKQYALKHIICNDSESLDLVMKEIQVMNLLKGHANVVTLVAHDVFDMGRTKEALLVMEFCEKSLVSAMESRGTGYYEEKKALLIFRDVCNAVFAMHGQSPPIAHRDLKAENVLLGLDGAWKLCDFGSTSTNHKCFDKPEDRGIEEDIIRKHTTPAYRAPEMWDLYRREVISEKVDIWALGCLLYRICYFKSAFDGESKLQVLNGNYRIPEQPKYSTSVTGLIKDMLEASPNARPDITQVWFRVNELLPLELQKSLPDGASAAISMGLQDDGAYKRTHVMPKRNPPAPPREQSDNSSSHGSANAGDAPLGAFWVTQHAQGSQVADNRNPLFDEEPIKPSPSSKYNQSRVDISTTTPGDRHGHSGQALRNTTSNTVSSNGLKGGSDINLFMEPQGYVKNKASQPQSKTISGNDPFNSFVTDFDANNLHSGTTATGKTSELEAEVSNLKEQLKKTTSEKAEMTAKYEKLSAICRSQRQEIQELKRTVAETTPPPSSKVSSRMPELGSQRKERIEGTVWELEQGMLSGNSSAPSSEAKTWQSFPEAKAQTRPKVDHATNGRQNLTRNTNAGPSPDAWGFGTSSGSNATATQMNRTNAQGSSSQRLSMGAAKKVDQPSGWAGF, from the exons ATGCGGAGGTTCAATCCCTTTGGGGGGAAAGTACAGACTGGATTGGAAGGCCGCACCATTGATGTAAGGAATGTGAAGATAACAGTACGCAATGCCATTGCACAAGGAGGTTTCTCTTGTGTGTATCTCGCATGTGACGCGTTGCACTCATCAAAGCAGTATGCATTGAAGCATATCATTTGCAATGACTCGGAATCGCTCGATCTTGTCATGAAGGAGATCCAGGTGATGAATCTCCTCAAAGGGCATGCCAATGTCGTCACACTGGTTGCACATGATGTTTTTGACATGGGCCGCACAAAGGAGGCATTGCTTGTGATGGAGTTTTGCGAGAAGTCCTTGGTGAGTGCGATGGAGAGCAGAGGTACTGGTTACTATGAGGAAAAGAAGGCGCTTTTGATATTCAGAGATGTCTGCAACGCGGTTTTTGCTATGCATGGGCAGTCACCACCAATTGCGCATAG GGATCTTAAAGCCGAAAATGTACTTCTTGGATTAGATGGTGCATGGAAACTATGTGACTTTGGAAGCACGTCAACAAATCATAAATGCTTTGACAAGCCAGAAGATAGGGGGATTGAGGAAGATATCATTAGGAAGCATACGACCCCGGCATATAGAGCACCTGAG ATGTGGGATCTCTACAGAAGAGAAGTTATTAGTGAGAAAGTTGATATTTGG GCCCTGGGATGTCTTCTCTATAGAATATGCTACTTCAAATCCGCGTTTGATGGAGAGTCGAAGCTGCAAGTCCTTAATGGCAATTATCGCATTCCAGAACAACCTAAGTACAGCACCAGTGTCACAGGGCTGATCAAAGATATGCTGGAAGCATCTCCAAATGCCAGACCAGATATCACACAG GTCTGGTTTCGTGTTAACGAACTACTGCCTCTTGAGTTACAGAAGAGTTTACCTGATGGGGCTTCAGCGGCAATTTCTATGGGCTTGCAGGACGATG GTGCTTATAAAAGAACACATGTGATGCCTAAAAGGAACCCTCCTGCACCTCCAAGAGAACAATCTGATAACTCATCATCTCATGGAAGTGCAAACGCCGGAGATGCACCTCTAGGTGCATTTTGGGTGACCCAACATGCACAGGGTTCTCAAGTTGCTGATAATAGGAATCCCTTGTTTGACGAGGAGCCAATTAAACCATCACCTTCATCAAAGTATAACCAAAGTAGGGTGGATATCAGCACCACTACCCCTGGAGATAGGCATGGTCATTCTGGTCAGGCTTTGCGAAATACAACAAGTAACACTGTATCCAGTAATGGACTTAAGGGTGGTTCGGACATAAATCTTTTCATGGAACCACAAGGTTATGTGAAAAATAAAGCATCACAGCCACAAAGCAAGACTATATCTGGGAACGACCCCTTCAACAGTTTTGTCACAGATTTTGATGCAAACAATCTGCACTCAGGGACTACTGCTACTGGTAAGACATCTGAGCTTGAAGCTGAAGTGTCCAATCTGAAGGAGCAGTTGAAGAAAACcacgtcggagaaggctgagatgacaGCCAAGTATGAAAAGCTGTCGGCAATCTGCCGCTCCCAGCGCCAAGAAATTCAAGAGTTGAAGCGCACTGTTGCTGAGACTACACCACCGCCTTCAAGTAAAGTCAGCTCAAGGATGCCAGAACTTggatcccag CGGAAGGAGAGGATTGAAGGAACGGTGTGGGAACTTGAGCAAGGAATGCTCTCAGGCAACTCCTCGGCACCCAGCTCTGAGGCCAAGACATGGCAGTCATTCCCTGAGGCAAAAGCTCAGACCAGGCCAAAGGTTGACCATGCAACCAATGGGAGGCAAAACCTAACACGGAACACGAATGCAGGGCCTTCCCCTGATGCGTGGGGTTTCGGCACATCATCGGGTAGCAATGCGACAGCAACACAGATGAACAGAACGAATGCCCAGGGGAGTTCCTCCCAGAGATTGAGCATGGGGGCAGCGAAGAAAGTAGATCAGCCATCAGGATGGGCCGGATTCTAG